From a region of the Nonlabens dokdonensis DSW-6 genome:
- a CDS encoding glycosyl hydrolase family 17 protein, producing MSKPTMKTAKEILSNPEYLAISYGGYRGKTRDEQPTVAQLKDDMKILSAMGIKILRTYNVQLPQASNIAKAIDELKKEDPQFEMYIMLGAWIDCKNAWTGLEPDHNVESEANAGEIERAVALANQYPEIVKIIAVGNEAMVKWAASYYVQPEVILKWVNYLQNLKKTGKLPSDLWITSSDNFASWGGGDYIYHTPDLTELFKAVDYVSIHTYPMHDTHYNPVFWGTLNYEKSLTDLEKIDTAMHKSLDYAKSQYRSVVDYMHVIGVNKPVHIGETGWATVSNGHYGPDGSRATDEYKSAKFYHLMRDWTTSEGIACFYFEAFDEQWKDARNPKGSENHFGLFTIKGKAKYALWDLVDQGKFKGLSRDGKKITKTYDGNKKKLMKDVHLPPLK from the coding sequence ATGTCAAAACCGACAATGAAAACAGCCAAAGAAATTTTATCAAATCCAGAATATCTAGCCATTTCTTATGGCGGTTATCGAGGTAAAACTAGAGATGAGCAACCTACTGTTGCACAACTTAAAGATGATATGAAAATATTGTCGGCAATGGGTATCAAGATTCTTCGCACTTACAACGTGCAGTTACCTCAAGCATCTAATATTGCAAAGGCAATTGATGAGCTCAAGAAAGAAGATCCTCAATTTGAGATGTACATCATGCTTGGAGCATGGATCGATTGTAAAAATGCATGGACGGGATTAGAACCAGATCATAATGTAGAAAGTGAAGCAAACGCTGGAGAAATAGAGCGAGCCGTAGCATTAGCAAATCAATATCCTGAAATCGTAAAAATAATTGCGGTCGGTAATGAGGCGATGGTAAAATGGGCAGCGAGTTATTACGTACAACCTGAAGTCATTCTCAAATGGGTGAATTATCTACAGAATTTAAAGAAAACGGGAAAGCTACCATCTGATTTGTGGATCACAAGTTCTGATAATTTTGCTTCTTGGGGTGGAGGCGATTATATCTATCACACGCCAGATTTGACAGAGCTTTTCAAAGCAGTAGATTATGTGTCTATTCATACCTATCCTATGCATGACACGCATTATAATCCTGTTTTTTGGGGAACTTTAAATTATGAAAAAAGTTTGACCGATCTTGAAAAGATAGATACTGCGATGCATAAATCCTTAGATTATGCAAAGTCTCAATACCGCAGTGTGGTAGATTATATGCATGTTATAGGAGTAAACAAACCTGTTCATATAGGTGAAACAGGATGGGCAACTGTTTCTAATGGGCATTATGGACCAGATGGCTCTAGAGCTACTGACGAGTATAAGTCTGCAAAATTCTATCATTTGATGAGAGACTGGACCACAAGTGAAGGGATTGCTTGTTTCTATTTTGAAGCCTTTGATGAACAATGGAAAGATGCTAGAAACCCTAAAGGATCTGAAAATCATTTTGGGTTATTTACAATAAAAGGAAAGGCAAAATATGCCTTATGGGATCTTGTAGATCAAGGCAAGTTTAAAGGCCTTTCTAGAGATGGAAAAAAGATCACAAAAACTTATGATGGAAACAAAAAGAAACTAATGAAGGACGTTCACTTACCTCCTTTAAAATAA
- a CDS encoding glycoside hydrolase family 30 protein has translation MKLKSYGTICMLILLMTSCKNLNESQSMVDDNKLDVKVYETSAAGNNLTEVTPFTVADSAAIITINEDKKFQTITGFGGAFTESSAYLLNRLSKKNRDTIINAYFSRAGANYSLTRTHMNSCDFSLSQYSFSPVENDMNLEHFTIEEDRDDLIPMIKDAMAASEDGFDIFASPWTAAPWMKDNNKWVGGKLLPKYYDTWALFFSKYIDAYEAEGIPIWGFTVENEPHGNGNNWESMHYTPKEMTDFVEFHLGPKLEADGHGDKIILGYDQNRAGLREWVDEMYRDEASSKYFDGTAIHWYESTYDYFPEELQYAHNKAPDKYLIETEGCVDSEVPAWKDDNWYWSKEATDWGWDWASEEDKHLHPKYAPVNRYARDIIGCMNNWVDGWVDWNMVLDKQGGPNWFENWCAAPVIVDPENDEVYFTPLYYTMAHFSKFIRPGAEVIEANNTDKNLMVTAAKNPDGTIAVVVFNEGMEDKSYSLRFRESEINIKLGPQSLQTVLIPNQN, from the coding sequence ATGAAACTAAAATCTTATGGAACAATTTGCATGCTAATTCTTCTTATGACAAGCTGTAAAAATCTCAATGAATCTCAGTCAATGGTTGACGATAATAAACTTGATGTAAAGGTGTATGAAACATCTGCAGCAGGTAATAACCTAACTGAGGTAACACCTTTTACCGTTGCTGACAGTGCAGCCATCATTACAATAAATGAAGATAAAAAGTTTCAAACTATTACGGGCTTTGGCGGCGCATTCACAGAATCTTCTGCCTATTTGCTCAATCGATTGAGCAAAAAAAACAGAGATACGATTATAAATGCATATTTCTCTAGAGCAGGAGCTAACTACTCTCTAACGCGCACGCACATGAACAGTTGTGATTTCTCATTATCACAGTATTCTTTTTCTCCCGTAGAAAATGATATGAATCTAGAGCACTTCACCATTGAGGAAGATCGTGATGATTTGATCCCTATGATTAAAGATGCTATGGCGGCTTCAGAAGATGGCTTTGATATTTTTGCTTCACCATGGACAGCAGCTCCTTGGATGAAGGACAACAACAAATGGGTAGGAGGCAAGCTGCTTCCTAAATATTATGACACCTGGGCACTTTTCTTTTCTAAATATATAGATGCTTACGAGGCAGAAGGTATTCCTATATGGGGTTTTACGGTAGAAAATGAACCTCACGGAAATGGGAATAACTGGGAAAGTATGCATTATACACCTAAAGAAATGACAGATTTTGTCGAGTTTCACTTAGGTCCTAAACTGGAAGCAGATGGTCATGGAGATAAAATTATATTAGGATACGATCAAAATAGAGCAGGACTTAGAGAATGGGTAGATGAGATGTACAGAGATGAAGCTTCCTCAAAATATTTTGACGGTACAGCAATTCACTGGTATGAAAGTACCTATGATTACTTTCCAGAAGAATTGCAATATGCTCATAACAAAGCACCAGATAAATATTTAATAGAGACAGAAGGATGCGTAGATTCTGAAGTGCCAGCTTGGAAAGATGATAACTGGTACTGGTCTAAAGAAGCAACCGATTGGGGTTGGGACTGGGCAAGTGAAGAAGATAAACATTTGCACCCTAAGTATGCCCCAGTAAATCGTTATGCACGTGATATTATAGGCTGTATGAATAACTGGGTAGACGGTTGGGTAGACTGGAATATGGTACTGGACAAACAAGGTGGTCCTAACTGGTTTGAAAACTGGTGTGCGGCTCCTGTGATTGTAGATCCAGAAAATGATGAGGTTTATTTCACGCCATTGTATTATACCATGGCACATTTCAGCAAGTTTATACGACCTGGTGCTGAGGTGATCGAAGCAAATAATACAGATAAAAACTTGATGGTTACCGCCGCAAAAAATCCTGATGGAACTATTGCTGTGGTAGTTTTTAATGAAGGCATGGAGGATAAAAGTTATTCGTTACGCTTTCGCGAAAGCGAGATCAACATCAAACTAGGTCCTCAAAGTCTACAGACCGTTTTAATACCAAACCAAAACTAA
- a CDS encoding MFS transporter, with protein sequence MSNTSKVAFGQKVAFGLGMLANQMFPAALGIFMVVLVQNLGFPTWMWGILFFLPRVFDSITDPIMGFISDNTRSVWGRRRQYVLIGAVMMGISFSLMWQLYEVDSLSYNFTYFLLWSLVFYLGLTIFSVPYVAMGYEMSDDFHERTNIMAVAQWIGQWAWVIAPWFWVIMYDPEWFENGAVATRTIAVWVGVICAILAMVPAFFINSKSTLDDESLTPLTMKTIGGSLKQIIDNFKEAFKIDDFKKLCFSTFLIFNAFNTVAGFSFFIVVYYLFNGDAGAAGIWPTLLGSIGALVTTFLVIPIVAKMSKTLGKKKAFLWSQGISIIGYVMLWFLFIPGKPYMFLFALPFFSFGIGSLFTLMMSMTSDVIDVDELNTGKRREGVFGAIYWWMVKFGFAIAGLLTGAIMALVGFVPDTVNSEESITGIRLFYSGLPIVGTLAAMWIMRNYTLTEEKALKIGAQLADRKKEKIIPTSSSYYALDKLVSLGALEETKFSTDLDPNISSLELSAQFKIALNSDLHGICFSPYKEHQDVKDQLSGTQIDQRMAVVAPYVKWIRSFSTTKGNELTPLSARSKGLKTMVGAWISGNKEKNDLEMENLIAQAQKGMVDIAVIGNEVLLRNELTLEELMGYIKQFKEAMPDVPVGYVDAYYQYVERTELVDICDVILINCYPFWEGCGIDNATAYLNEMYNVVKSVSKGKSVIITETGWPNEGQKNKNADPSNENAIRYFVNVTNWAKEKGVETFYFSSFDESWKVRQEGELGARWGLWNKNEKLKY encoded by the coding sequence ATGTCGAACACTTCTAAAGTAGCTTTCGGTCAAAAAGTAGCCTTTGGGCTTGGAATGCTGGCAAATCAGATGTTTCCAGCTGCATTGGGTATTTTTATGGTCGTACTAGTTCAAAACCTTGGGTTTCCTACGTGGATGTGGGGAATATTGTTTTTTTTACCTAGAGTTTTTGATTCTATAACAGATCCGATTATGGGTTTCATTTCTGATAATACTAGATCTGTTTGGGGAAGGCGTAGACAATATGTGCTGATAGGAGCTGTTATGATGGGAATATCATTCAGTCTCATGTGGCAACTTTATGAAGTTGATAGCCTCTCGTATAACTTTACCTACTTTTTATTATGGTCTTTAGTTTTCTATTTAGGGTTAACGATATTTAGTGTTCCTTACGTTGCTATGGGTTATGAAATGAGTGATGATTTTCATGAGCGTACTAATATTATGGCCGTAGCGCAATGGATAGGTCAATGGGCTTGGGTTATAGCTCCTTGGTTTTGGGTCATTATGTACGATCCAGAATGGTTTGAAAATGGAGCCGTCGCAACCAGAACGATAGCTGTTTGGGTAGGAGTGATATGCGCTATTCTAGCAATGGTTCCAGCATTTTTTATAAATAGCAAGTCCACCTTAGATGATGAAAGTTTAACGCCTCTCACCATGAAAACCATAGGTGGAAGTTTAAAACAAATCATAGATAATTTCAAAGAAGCTTTTAAAATTGATGATTTCAAAAAACTATGTTTTTCTACGTTTTTAATTTTTAACGCTTTCAATACGGTTGCTGGTTTTTCATTCTTTATAGTAGTTTACTATTTGTTTAATGGAGACGCAGGCGCTGCAGGAATTTGGCCTACTTTGCTAGGTAGTATTGGTGCTTTGGTAACTACATTTTTAGTGATTCCTATTGTGGCAAAAATGTCTAAAACGCTAGGTAAGAAAAAGGCTTTCCTTTGGTCTCAGGGAATATCGATTATTGGATATGTAATGCTCTGGTTTTTGTTTATTCCTGGTAAACCATACATGTTTTTATTTGCCTTGCCGTTTTTCTCTTTTGGAATAGGTAGTTTATTTACTTTAATGATGTCTATGACTTCTGATGTTATCGACGTCGATGAATTAAATACTGGCAAAAGACGAGAAGGAGTATTTGGCGCAATTTACTGGTGGATGGTTAAATTTGGTTTTGCTATCGCAGGACTTCTAACTGGTGCAATCATGGCATTAGTTGGTTTTGTTCCTGACACAGTGAACTCAGAAGAATCTATAACAGGAATTAGGTTGTTTTATTCAGGTCTTCCTATTGTTGGAACTCTTGCTGCCATGTGGATCATGCGTAATTATACATTAACGGAAGAAAAAGCACTAAAAATAGGAGCTCAACTGGCAGACAGAAAAAAGGAAAAAATCATACCTACAAGCTCTTCTTATTATGCTTTAGATAAACTGGTGTCTTTAGGAGCTCTTGAAGAGACTAAGTTCTCCACAGATTTAGACCCTAATATAAGTTCTCTAGAGCTTAGTGCTCAATTCAAAATAGCTTTAAATTCTGATTTACACGGTATTTGCTTCAGTCCATACAAAGAACATCAAGACGTAAAAGACCAGCTTTCGGGCACTCAAATCGATCAAAGAATGGCGGTAGTAGCTCCTTATGTAAAGTGGATACGTTCTTTCTCTACCACTAAAGGAAATGAATTAACACCATTATCTGCTAGGTCAAAAGGACTTAAGACTATGGTAGGAGCATGGATAAGCGGCAACAAAGAAAAGAACGATCTTGAGATGGAAAACCTTATCGCTCAAGCTCAAAAAGGAATGGTAGATATTGCTGTTATAGGAAACGAAGTTTTATTAAGAAATGAATTGACACTGGAAGAGCTTATGGGCTACATCAAGCAATTTAAAGAAGCCATGCCTGATGTTCCCGTAGGTTATGTTGATGCTTACTATCAGTATGTTGAAAGAACAGAGTTAGTAGATATTTGCGATGTGATCTTAATTAATTGCTACCCTTTTTGGGAAGGCTGTGGAATTGATAACGCCACTGCTTACTTAAATGAGATGTACAACGTAGTAAAGAGTGTCTCAAAAGGTAAATCAGTAATAATTACAGAAACAGGCTGGCCTAACGAAGGTCAGAAAAATAAAAATGCAGACCCTTCTAACGAGAATGCTATAAGGTACTTTGTAAATGTAACTAATTGGGCAAAAGAGAAAGGTGTAGAAACCTTCTACTTCTCATCATTTGATGAGTCTTGGAAAGTACGTCAAGAAGGAGAGTTAGGAGCTCGTTGGGGACTTTGGAATAAAAACGAAAAACTAAAATACTAA
- a CDS encoding glycoside hydrolase family 17 protein: protein MSFRKEQFLQSNRAQHTQSDGIVLDSYNEEDLKQLWRDTLKNGQHGICFSMYEDGQEPGDHITEEQVERRIKILKPYTKWIRSFSCIEGNEFVAHTAHKHGLKTLVGAWLSDDLEKNELEIEALIDLAKKGVVDIAAVGNEVLYRNDLSVEQLLAYIKRVKEAIPDVPVGYVDAYYEFVVHPELVENSDVILTNCYPYWEGTAIDYSLGHMNDMYHQVLNVCKGKRVIITETGWPSKGESLGAAHSTEVNAMKYFIDTQKWSQKNKIDVFYFSSFDESWKKGDEGEVGAYWGLWDKNEKLKF from the coding sequence ATGTCATTTAGAAAAGAACAATTTTTACAATCAAATAGAGCGCAACATACGCAATCAGACGGTATTGTTTTAGATAGCTATAATGAAGAAGACTTAAAGCAACTCTGGCGTGATACATTAAAAAACGGTCAGCATGGAATATGTTTCAGTATGTATGAAGATGGTCAGGAACCTGGTGATCATATTACTGAAGAACAGGTGGAGCGTCGCATCAAAATTTTAAAGCCTTATACAAAATGGATCCGTTCTTTTTCTTGTATTGAAGGTAATGAGTTTGTTGCGCATACTGCTCACAAGCATGGTCTCAAAACATTAGTAGGAGCATGGCTTAGTGATGATCTTGAGAAAAACGAGTTAGAAATCGAGGCGCTGATTGATTTAGCTAAAAAAGGAGTGGTAGATATAGCAGCAGTAGGTAATGAGGTACTCTACCGCAATGACCTATCCGTTGAACAGCTTCTTGCATACATAAAAAGAGTAAAAGAAGCTATTCCAGATGTTCCAGTAGGTTATGTAGACGCCTATTATGAATTTGTAGTACATCCAGAACTTGTTGAGAATTCTGATGTGATCCTTACTAATTGCTACCCATATTGGGAAGGAACTGCCATCGATTATTCCTTAGGTCATATGAACGACATGTACCATCAAGTATTAAACGTTTGCAAAGGCAAAAGAGTAATTATAACCGAAACTGGATGGCCTAGTAAAGGAGAAAGTCTAGGAGCTGCTCATTCTACAGAAGTAAACGCAATGAAGTATTTCATTGACACACAAAAATGGTCTCAAAAAAACAAGATCGATGTTTTTTACTTTTCATCATTTGATGAATCATGGAAGAAAGGAGATGAAGGTGAGGTAGGAGCTTACTGGGGACTTTGGGATAAAAATGAAAAATTAAAATTTTAG
- the bglX gene encoding beta-glucosidase BglX yields the protein MSCTENKSIDLENNDSIVIENSRLDGQVDSLLNLMTLEEKIGQMNQYNGFMDFTGPVPDEDESEMKYEHIKMGYVGSMLNVRGVEEVRAVQRIAVEESRLGIPLIFGYDVIHGYRTMSPIPLAEAASWDLEAVEESARLAAKEASAAGINWTFAPMVDISRDARWGRVMEGAGEDPFLGSEIAKARVQGFQGDDLAHKESIVACAKHFAAYGFPEAGREYNNADLGTSTLYNSVLPPFKAANDAGVRTFMNSFNQLNGIPATANDFLLRDILKEKWQFEGFVVSDWGSIAELVPHGFAPDGTAAARLAANAGTDMDMESNLYVNELAGLVKSGKVDIKTIDDAVKRILKVKFELGLFDDPYRYCNLESEKNVIGSKEIQEGALDMALKSIVLLKNENQLLPLNKANKKVVLIGALASDKNSPLGNWRATAVDDSAISVLEGMQEYNENIIYSRGPELVVGKTAFSKEVKINDSDVSGFQEAIQTAKNADVVVLVLGEHGLQSGEGRSRSELGLPGLQQKLLEDVYQVNKNIVLVLNNGRPLAIPWAKENIPAIVEVWQLGSQSGNAIAKVLYGDYNPSGKLPMTFPRSVGQVPIYYNGKSTGRPNLPSPDFVFWSHYQDVPNDPLWVFGHGLSYTDFEYSNLQIVDNFSKDKSIKITVDLKNAGPVKGKEVVQLYIRDSYSKVVRPLKELKGFQLIDLEVMESREVVFNLTENDLGYFDNEGNWFCDPGTFDVFLGGSSNTEINSSFELTF from the coding sequence ATGAGTTGTACAGAAAATAAATCCATCGATTTAGAAAATAATGACTCAATAGTAATTGAAAATAGTCGTCTTGATGGTCAAGTAGATTCATTATTAAACTTAATGACTTTAGAAGAGAAGATAGGTCAAATGAATCAATACAATGGTTTCATGGACTTTACGGGACCAGTGCCTGATGAAGACGAGTCCGAAATGAAATATGAACACATAAAAATGGGATATGTTGGTTCTATGTTGAATGTGAGAGGTGTTGAAGAAGTAAGAGCAGTTCAAAGAATCGCAGTCGAAGAATCTCGATTAGGTATTCCATTAATTTTTGGATATGATGTCATACATGGTTATCGAACTATGAGTCCAATTCCTCTTGCTGAGGCAGCGAGTTGGGATTTAGAAGCTGTTGAAGAGTCTGCACGCCTGGCTGCAAAAGAAGCTAGTGCTGCAGGTATTAACTGGACATTTGCTCCTATGGTAGATATATCTAGAGACGCCCGATGGGGCAGAGTTATGGAAGGAGCAGGTGAAGACCCTTTCTTAGGTAGTGAAATAGCTAAAGCTAGAGTGCAAGGATTTCAAGGTGATGATCTTGCGCACAAAGAATCTATTGTCGCTTGCGCTAAGCATTTTGCCGCTTATGGATTTCCCGAGGCAGGAAGAGAATATAATAATGCAGATTTAGGAACTTCAACTTTGTATAATAGCGTATTGCCACCTTTCAAAGCTGCAAACGACGCTGGTGTCCGAACGTTTATGAATAGTTTTAATCAACTTAATGGTATTCCTGCAACTGCAAACGATTTCTTACTCAGAGATATTTTAAAAGAGAAATGGCAGTTTGAAGGGTTTGTAGTTTCTGATTGGGGCTCAATAGCAGAATTAGTACCACATGGATTTGCGCCAGATGGAACAGCTGCCGCCAGATTAGCTGCAAATGCTGGTACTGATATGGATATGGAGTCCAACCTTTATGTAAATGAACTAGCTGGTTTAGTAAAAAGTGGTAAGGTCGACATCAAAACAATTGACGATGCTGTCAAACGTATTTTGAAGGTGAAATTTGAATTGGGACTCTTTGATGATCCCTACAGGTACTGTAATCTTGAATCAGAAAAGAATGTCATAGGTAGTAAAGAAATTCAAGAAGGAGCATTGGATATGGCTTTAAAATCTATAGTTCTCCTCAAAAATGAGAATCAACTTTTACCACTTAACAAGGCCAATAAAAAAGTTGTTTTAATAGGTGCACTAGCTAGTGATAAAAATAGTCCTTTAGGAAATTGGAGAGCAACTGCTGTTGATGATTCGGCGATAAGTGTTCTAGAGGGAATGCAAGAGTACAACGAGAACATCATTTATTCAAGAGGTCCGGAACTAGTAGTTGGTAAAACTGCATTCTCAAAAGAGGTAAAGATCAACGATAGCGATGTTTCAGGTTTTCAAGAAGCAATACAAACTGCAAAAAATGCAGATGTAGTAGTGTTAGTCTTAGGAGAGCACGGTTTGCAAAGTGGTGAAGGTAGAAGCAGGTCAGAGCTAGGACTGCCTGGCTTGCAGCAAAAATTGTTAGAGGATGTGTATCAAGTGAATAAAAATATCGTTTTGGTACTCAATAATGGAAGACCTCTGGCTATACCATGGGCCAAGGAAAATATTCCTGCAATAGTTGAAGTATGGCAACTAGGTTCCCAAAGCGGTAACGCGATAGCAAAAGTGTTATATGGTGACTACAATCCATCTGGTAAATTACCAATGACTTTTCCTAGAAGTGTAGGTCAGGTGCCTATCTATTACAATGGTAAAAGTACTGGAAGGCCAAATTTACCTTCACCAGATTTTGTTTTTTGGTCTCATTATCAGGATGTACCGAATGATCCATTATGGGTTTTTGGTCACGGACTTAGTTATACAGATTTTGAGTATTCAAATCTTCAGATAGTTGACAATTTTTCAAAAGATAAATCAATCAAAATAACTGTTGATTTGAAAAATGCAGGACCAGTAAAAGGAAAAGAGGTGGTGCAGTTGTATATAAGAGACAGTTATTCTAAAGTTGTCAGACCATTGAAAGAATTAAAGGGTTTTCAACTAATTGACTTAGAAGTTATGGAATCAAGAGAAGTAGTTTTTAACCTAACAGAAAATGATTTGGGATATTTTGATAATGAAGGCAACTGGTTTTGTGACCCTGGTACTTTTGATGTTTTTTTAGGTGGAAGTTCAAACACTGAAATCAATTCTAGTTTTGAATTGACATTTTAA
- a CDS encoding T9SS type A sorting domain-containing protein produces MKKITFLLILFITNLGFAQPSTSPAAPTNNAVDVISIFGDTYTNIATNYDPNWGQSGHTQVNPAFDPGNGELLLAYPNFNYQGTELTSTNASTMEFLHVDIWTSASPGATDIQVSPINSGSGAGETLVSIAYTSGTWTSVDIPKSSFTGMTWDNVFQMKFAANGPGSTVPVDIYLDNVYFWKNPTVAGADATLSTVEIDNAPLANFSAGVFSYNVDLPAGTTTVPQVTLATATDAGATVVINQATALPGDATIGVTSANGMSNETYTISFAAVGPSMGTATPPNRPAADVISIFSDAYTDIAVDTFDTSWCPGGTSDVVVAGEAMKRIDGLGCEGIDWQGARTIDATGFTHFHMDVFIDEPNLIGKEINMKFSQWGGTGGEVSAFNINVGDGAAAAQTLVNGWNIIDVTIDTAFTGDTTRNDIVQFVITSNVPTIWYDNLYLHKNTTASVNDFSIAPFKVYPNPSSSEWTISSTDTILQSVQVYDLSGKLVISQEVNNDSVLIDANSLTSGVYIAKVTSAEGTQNLKLVKN; encoded by the coding sequence ATGAAAAAAATTACTTTTCTTTTAATTCTATTTATTACTAATTTGGGTTTTGCCCAACCGAGCACATCACCAGCGGCTCCGACAAATAACGCAGTCGATGTGATTTCTATTTTTGGAGATACATACACTAATATTGCTACTAATTACGACCCAAACTGGGGCCAGTCTGGACACACTCAGGTAAATCCAGCTTTTGATCCAGGTAACGGTGAACTCCTTCTAGCTTATCCTAACTTTAACTATCAAGGGACAGAGTTGACATCAACTAATGCTTCAACTATGGAATTCTTGCATGTGGATATATGGACATCAGCATCTCCTGGTGCAACCGATATCCAAGTAAGTCCAATCAATAGTGGATCAGGAGCAGGAGAAACATTAGTTTCTATCGCTTATACTTCTGGTACATGGACGTCAGTTGATATACCTAAATCTTCTTTTACAGGTATGACTTGGGATAATGTTTTTCAAATGAAATTCGCTGCTAATGGTCCTGGAAGTACAGTGCCAGTAGATATTTATTTAGATAACGTTTATTTCTGGAAGAATCCAACGGTAGCTGGTGCTGATGCGACTTTAAGCACTGTTGAGATTGATAATGCACCACTAGCTAATTTTTCTGCTGGAGTTTTCTCCTATAATGTAGACCTTCCTGCTGGAACTACAACGGTTCCACAAGTGACACTAGCTACTGCTACTGATGCAGGCGCAACTGTAGTTATAAATCAAGCGACTGCTCTTCCTGGTGATGCGACGATAGGGGTAACCTCTGCAAACGGAATGAGTAATGAAACTTATACTATCTCTTTTGCTGCCGTAGGTCCTTCAATGGGTACAGCAACACCTCCTAATAGACCTGCTGCTGATGTGATTTCAATTTTTAGTGACGCCTATACTGATATTGCTGTTGATACATTTGATACTTCATGGTGTCCTGGTGGCACTTCTGATGTGGTAGTTGCAGGAGAGGCGATGAAAAGAATCGATGGACTTGGATGTGAAGGAATAGACTGGCAAGGTGCAAGAACTATTGATGCTACAGGATTTACTCACTTTCATATGGATGTATTTATTGATGAGCCTAACTTGATAGGTAAAGAAATTAACATGAAGTTCTCTCAATGGGGTGGAACAGGTGGTGAAGTTTCTGCTTTCAACATTAATGTAGGTGATGGTGCAGCAGCTGCACAAACTCTGGTAAATGGTTGGAATATCATTGATGTAACTATCGATACTGCGTTCACAGGTGATACTACAAGAAATGACATTGTTCAATTTGTGATTACTTCAAACGTACCTACCATATGGTACGATAATTTATATTTACATAAAAACACTACAGCTAGTGTAAATGATTTTAGTATAGCGCCATTTAAGGTATATCCAAACCCTTCTTCAAGCGAATGGACTATCTCTTCTACAGATACTATTTTACAATCGGTTCAAGTTTATGATCTTTCAGGTAAACTAGTGATTAGTCAAGAAGTGAATAATGATTCTGTTTTGATCGATGCGAATAGCTTAACAAGTGGTGTATACATTGCTAAAGTGACTTCTGCTGAAGGTACTCAGAACTTAAAGCTAGTTAAAAATTAG